One segment of Streptomyces sp. NBC_01463 DNA contains the following:
- a CDS encoding spermidine/putrescine ABC transporter substrate-binding protein yields the protein MSRRSLLRALGAGAAGATLAGCGVPAAFVEPGDRAGRDYSAGDHTLHFANWPLYIDTDDEDESKRPTLDAFSKRTGISVTYTEEINDNDEFFGKISPALMNHQQTGRDLIVMSDWMAARFVRLGWVQEMDRAKQPNVAKYLDPQLRSPAFDKGRTHSVPWQSGITGIAYNRKRLGREIKHTSDLWADDLRGKVTLLSGLDESFALLMQGNGVDITRWTADDFHEICDQVEKLVRSKHIRRFTGNDYIKDLSTGDVLACQAYSGDVIQLQADNPEIEFVVPEEGAELWAESLMIPNLARHKRNAEKLVDFYYEPEVAAELATWVNYVCPVPAAREVLASSKDEETAALAEDPLIFPDDAMRKRLAIARDITSEERAGFAKKWNSIVGL from the coding sequence ATGTCCCGCCGGTCCCTGCTCCGCGCCCTCGGGGCGGGAGCGGCCGGTGCCACGCTGGCCGGCTGCGGAGTGCCCGCCGCCTTCGTGGAGCCGGGTGACCGGGCCGGACGCGACTACTCCGCCGGCGACCACACCCTGCACTTCGCCAACTGGCCGCTGTACATCGACACCGACGACGAGGACGAGTCGAAGCGGCCCACCCTCGACGCGTTCAGCAAGCGGACCGGGATCTCCGTCACGTACACCGAGGAGATCAACGACAACGACGAGTTCTTCGGGAAGATCAGCCCGGCCCTGATGAACCACCAGCAGACCGGCCGCGATCTGATCGTCATGAGCGACTGGATGGCGGCGCGGTTCGTCCGGCTCGGCTGGGTCCAGGAGATGGACCGGGCCAAGCAGCCCAACGTGGCGAAGTACCTCGACCCGCAACTGCGCTCGCCCGCCTTCGACAAGGGCCGGACGCACAGCGTGCCCTGGCAGTCCGGGATCACCGGCATCGCATACAACCGCAAGAGGCTCGGCCGCGAGATCAAGCACACGAGCGATCTGTGGGCGGACGATCTGCGCGGCAAGGTGACGCTGTTGTCGGGGCTCGACGAGTCGTTCGCGCTGCTGATGCAGGGCAACGGCGTCGACATCACCCGCTGGACGGCCGACGACTTCCACGAGATCTGCGACCAGGTGGAGAAGCTGGTGAGGTCGAAGCACATCCGCCGCTTCACCGGCAACGACTACATCAAGGACCTCTCCACCGGCGACGTGCTCGCCTGCCAGGCCTACTCCGGCGATGTCATCCAGCTCCAGGCGGACAACCCCGAGATCGAGTTCGTGGTGCCGGAGGAGGGTGCCGAGCTCTGGGCGGAATCGCTCATGATCCCCAACCTCGCCCGCCACAAGCGCAATGCGGAGAAGCTCGTCGACTTCTACTACGAGCCCGAGGTCGCCGCCGAGCTCGCCACCTGGGTCAACTACGTCTGCCCGGTGCCGGCCGCGCGCGAGGTGCTCGCCTCCTCCAAGGACGAGGAGACCGCCGCGCTCGCCGAGGACCCGCTGATCTTCCCCGACGACGCCATGCGCAAGCGGCTGGCGATCGCCCGTGACATCACCTCCGAGGAGCGCGCCGGGTTCGCCAAGAAGTGGAATTCCATCGTCGGACTGTGA
- a CDS encoding gamma-aminobutyraldehyde dehydrogenase — MTTEVRRLRNYINGEFRDAADGRTIDVVNPVTEEVYATSPLSGEADVDAAMDAAAAAFPAWRDATPAERQRALLKIADAFEERAEDLIAAESENTGKPVGLTRSEELPPMVDQIRFFAGAARLLEGRSAGEYMEGLTSIVRREPVGVCAQVAPWNYPMMMAVWKFAPALAAGNTVVIKPSDTTPASTVLIAEIIGQILPKGVFNVICGDRDTGRAMVEHRTPAMASITGSVRAGMQVAESAAKDVKRVHLELGGKAPVVVFEDTDIAKAVEDISVAGYFNAGQDCTAATRVLVHESIHDEFVTALAKAAADTKTGQPDDEDVLYGPLNNANQLAQVSGFVERLPAHAKVEAGGHRVGDKGYFYAPTVVSGLKQDDEIIQNEVFGPVITVQSFTDEAQALEWANGVDYALASSVWTKDHARAMRMSKNLDFGCVWINTHIPLVAEMPHGGFKKSGYGKDLSAYGFEDYTRIKHVMTSLDG, encoded by the coding sequence TCTACGCGACCTCGCCGCTCTCGGGCGAGGCCGATGTCGATGCCGCCATGGACGCCGCCGCCGCTGCCTTCCCCGCCTGGCGCGACGCCACGCCCGCCGAGCGGCAGCGCGCCCTGCTGAAGATCGCGGACGCCTTCGAGGAGCGCGCCGAGGACCTCATCGCGGCCGAGTCCGAGAACACCGGCAAACCGGTCGGGCTGACCCGCAGCGAAGAGCTTCCGCCGATGGTGGACCAGATCCGCTTCTTCGCGGGCGCCGCCCGGCTGCTGGAGGGCCGCTCGGCCGGCGAGTACATGGAGGGTCTGACCTCCATCGTCCGCCGCGAGCCGGTCGGGGTCTGCGCGCAGGTCGCGCCGTGGAACTACCCGATGATGATGGCCGTCTGGAAGTTCGCCCCGGCCCTCGCCGCGGGCAACACCGTCGTCATCAAGCCGTCCGACACCACCCCGGCGTCGACCGTGCTGATCGCCGAGATCATCGGGCAGATCCTGCCCAAGGGCGTCTTCAACGTCATCTGCGGCGACCGTGACACCGGCCGCGCGATGGTCGAGCACCGGACGCCGGCGATGGCCTCCATCACCGGTTCGGTCCGGGCGGGCATGCAGGTGGCCGAGTCCGCGGCCAAGGACGTCAAGCGGGTCCACCTGGAGCTCGGCGGCAAGGCGCCCGTCGTCGTCTTCGAGGACACCGACATCGCGAAGGCCGTCGAGGACATCTCGGTCGCCGGGTACTTCAACGCCGGACAGGACTGTACGGCCGCGACCCGCGTCCTGGTCCACGAGTCGATCCACGACGAGTTCGTCACCGCGCTCGCCAAGGCGGCGGCCGACACGAAGACCGGGCAGCCGGACGACGAGGACGTGCTCTACGGCCCGCTCAACAACGCGAACCAGCTCGCCCAGGTCAGCGGCTTCGTCGAGCGGCTCCCGGCCCACGCCAAGGTCGAGGCGGGCGGCCACCGGGTCGGTGACAAGGGCTACTTCTACGCCCCGACTGTCGTCTCCGGCCTCAAACAGGACGACGAGATCATCCAGAACGAGGTGTTCGGTCCGGTCATCACCGTCCAGTCGTTCACCGACGAGGCCCAGGCGCTGGAGTGGGCGAACGGCGTCGACTACGCCCTCGCCTCCTCGGTGTGGACCAAGGACCACGCACGCGCCATGCGGATGTCCAAGAACCTCGACTTCGGCTGCGTGTGGATCAACACCCACATCCCGCTCGTCGCCGAGATGCCGCACGGCGGATTCAAGAAGTCCGGCTACGGCAAGGACCTCTCCGCCTACGGCTTCGAGGACTACACCCGCATCAAGCACGTCATGACCTCGCTCGACGGCTGA